DNA from Prunus persica cultivar Lovell chromosome G6, Prunus_persica_NCBIv2, whole genome shotgun sequence:
agtgaggttttaaaaatctgatttttcaatttatcgTTTTGCCCCTCgtaatattttaatcgtatttccttcgttaaaactccgatttgaacccacttcgtgtctacgaactcgttttGTCTTGCTcgacgcaacggtgtatgtggaattgtcaaattcattctcggtcaaaaagtcaaactttcgttaataaattattctaaaagcaaaattgtcttttcttcttaataaattactaattaaatatgaattaaggtttgggttattacacaaatcccccaaaaccaatttcttttttaaagattATGATAGTCATAAATAGTTTTTAACCAAATCATAGATCCCCTCCCTCTTTAAAGTATATCCAAGACAAAATCTCAAGCTTTACTACAAAGCAAAACTTAAACTGGTGCTCTGTCaacaatacaaaataaaaaactcatgATGAATATACACCATGAATATTTGTTTCaagaatacatatatataaatatcagCTCCCTGTCAAATTTATGCAGCTTAATATTATCGGAGAGGTGAGATGTGCAGTAAGGTGCTTAGTATCTCTTCCTCAAGACAATTTCTGCTTGTCTTTCTTGGAATCTTCTTCTTGACCTGCCATGGGTCTGTGGAAATGACAATGAAACACTCATGCCAATCAGTGCATTTGAAAATACCATATatcataaagaaaaatgtgtAATCAATATAGTTACCTATGCACGCAGATAGTCCTTCATAAGATGTTGTAGGTCCTTTAACAATTAGTTTTAACAAACTCCCGTTATCAACATTAAGAAGACCAAACAATCTTAGCTCCCTTTGGCGGCTACGTACAAAAACCAATGCTTGGTAAACTTTAACCACACCCTTATAAACTGCCTCcattgtaaaaaaatatgagatcGAACCACCAGTACATCTGTACCATGCCCTCAAAACTGTCACAAGCTGCAGTTTGGCATTCTAAAAGAGAAATGTAGAGTTCAAACAAGTAAACATtaataccaacaacaaaaaaactacGATtagtaaatattaattattttttcaatatgttCAAACCTTTTCCTTGTTGTACTCTTTCACAGCGAAAATGGCAAGAGCTATGGTATTGGGATTATCCATAGAATAAGGAGCTACACGATGACCACCTCCGAATCCCTAAAGTAAGACCGTAAAAGTGAATTGCATACATACATGTACCAAAAGTAGAAATCATTTACGCATTAGATGCAAAAGGGTAATATCATACTTACACGGGGCGACCTACAATATTGCAGAACTGGCAGAGCTTTCTTATGGTggttaccaaaaagaaaaggatggcGAGAGGAATAACCATAAGAAGGAGGCggctttgaaattgaaaacaagacATCACGGTCAATATTGTAGTTGCTGACTACTGAGCTCCTAATTTGAAAGTCCCCAACCCTAACCATGTTTGCTACTGCTCTTCCTTTGCTGTGACAACATGAAGAGTATTTACTCCCCAACTTTCCAACCACAGACCGAATAGCTGTTGTCATATGCCTCTCCTCTTCTCCAA
Protein-coding regions in this window:
- the LOC109949781 gene encoding uncharacterized protein LOC109949781, with product MTTAIRSVVGKLGSKYSSCCHSKGRAVANMVRVGDFQIRSSVVSNYNIDRDVLFSISKPPPSYGYSSRHPFLFGNHHKKALPVLQYCRSPRGFGGGHRVAPYSMDNPNTIALAIFAVKEYNKEKNAKLQLVTVLRAWYRCTGGSISYFFTMEAVYKGVVKVYQALVFVRSRQRELRLFGLLNVDNGSLLKLIVKGPTTSYEGLSACIGNYIDYTFFFMIYGIFKCTDWHECFIVISTDPWQVKKKIPRKTSRNCLEEEILSTLLHISPLR